atacaaGAAAATTGGTGGATGTGCCAAGTTCTTTTAAATCACTCAAATGTGCGATTGAAGAACAAATCTGTGGTTCTTGTGTGAAGCCCAATGTATTTGTTCCACTAAATTCAGGTAATTTACATTCAAGATTTCTGCAGATACCATTTATTGATTATGAATATTTTCTTTATGAAATCCATGGGTCAGTATGAGTGGGGCAGAGTAGAGGTGTGAGATGTGTGCCTGTTACCAAGGCGATAAGGatccttcatcatcatcatcctcatcttcTAAAATcttctctttttgtttgttagcAGCTCAAAGACGCCCCCATCCCCAACTGCTGACCTCAGGGGCGGTGAGTTACGCAGAAGCTTTATGAAATTATGTAGGTAGTACTGCTGCCAGCCCCTGCCTGTGTACTGCTCCcagcctaaccctaaccctaaccctaaccctaactgctCCcagcctaaccctaaccctaaccctaactgctCCcagcctaaccctaaccctaaccctaactgctCCCAGCCTGCCTGTGTCCCGCTCCCAGCATTTCCAAATGTCTTCCTCACTGCCACTGTGAAGATTCAGTCCCAGACTGTGGAGCTCATCCAAGCCCTGCAAtaccctgtgcgtgtgtgtgttttttggggttCAGATGCAGAGGTCAGTGTGGATCCCCATGAGAGCAactccccacaccccctcaaCAGGATTCTGCAGGTACAACCGCACTCTGACCCAACCATTACCCCAGCCTGACCCCACAGTGAACCCACCCTGACCCCTGTGGTGTGTCTCCACTGTGAGTTTAGTGCATTGGGCTTCATCAGCTCAGTTGTGCAGCACTGAGAATGTTGGCAGAGAGATtaaagctgattggctgattttctCTGGTGCCGCAGCCAGATGGGCGGAGCCAGGGGGAGTGGAACCGGAAGCTACTGCAGACTGGCTCGGGCCCCTACGCCCCCCTGAGTGTGGCCCCTGGGGGGAGGACCTGCATCCTGTTCCGCGCACGCAAGATGGCCGTCAGCCACCACAACCTCACCGCCGTCGACCTCACCAAACACACCTTCGGCCCCGCCGCTACTGTGGACACCACTGACTCTACCTGCAGCCAGGACAgagcagtgtgagtgagtgtgtgtgtgtgtgtgtgtgtgtgtgtgtgtgtgtgtgtgtgtgtgtgtgtgtgtgtgtgtgtgagtgtgtatgtgagtgtgtgtgtgtgtgtgtgtgactgagtgcgtgagtgagtgtgtgtgtgtgtgagtgtgtgtgtgtgtgtgtgtgtgtgtgactgagtgtgtgactgagtgtgtgtgtgtgtgactgagtgtgtgagtgtgtgtgagtgtgtgtgagtgtgtgtgtgtgtgtgtgtgtgtgactgagtgtgtgagtgtgtgtgagtgtgtgtgtgagtgtgtgtgtgtgtgtgtgactgagtgtgtgagtgagtgcgtgtgactgagtgtgtgactgagtgtgtgtgtgtgactgagtgtgtgagtgtgtgtgtgtgtgtgtgtgtgtgtatgagtgtgtgtgagtgtgtgtgtgagtgtgtgtgtgtgtgtgtgactgagtgtgtgagtgtgtctgagtgtgtgtgtgagtgtgtgtgtgtgtgtgtgtgtgtgtgtgactgagtgtgtgagtgtgtgtgactgagtgtgtgtgtgtgtgagtgtgtgtgtgactgagtgtgtgagtgtgtgtgactgagtgtgtgagtgagtgtgtgtgagtgtgtgagtgtgtgtgactgagtgtgtgagtgttagtgtgagagagtgagtgtgtgtgactgagtgtgtgtgtgtgtgtgtgtgtgtgtgagtgtgtatgtgtgtgtgtgagtgtgtgtgtgtgtgtgtgtgagtgtgtatgtgtgtgtgtgagtgtgtaagtgtgtgtgactgagtgtgtgagtgttagtgtgagtgagtgtgtgtgagtgagtgtgtgtctgagtgtgtgtgactgagtgtgtgactgagtgtgtgtgtgtgtgtgtgagtgtgtgagtgagtgcgtgtgactgagtgtgtgagtgagtgtgtgtctgagtgtgtgagtgtgtgtgactgagtgtgtgagtgagtgtgtgtgagtgtgtgagtgtgtgagtgtgtgtgtgtgtgtgtgtgagtgtgtgactgagtgcgtgtgactgagtgtgtgtgaatgagtgtgtgactgagtgtgtgtgtgtgtgtgtgattgagtgtgtgagtgtgtgtctgagtgtgtgtgtgagtatgttactgagtgtgtgagtgtgtgtgactgagtgtgtgagtgttagtgtgagtgagtgagtgtgtgtgactgagtgtgtgtgtgtgtgtgtgtgtgtgtgtgtgactgagtgtgtaagtgtgtgtgactgagtgtgtgtgtgtgtgtgtgtgtgtgactgagtgtgtaagtgtgtgtgactgagtgtgtgagtgtgtgtgtgttatcatgtctgtgtgtgtgttagcagccCTGGGGAATCTCAGTGCTTTGAAGGACTTGAAGGTTTTAAGGATAAATTagcttaaaggtgcaataggtaagtttgtgttaaaacattgttacaagaccattgtaaatcccttcctatcagaAAAatactcactgacatgttgactcaccctctgcctgtgtttatagtcctaaaAAATGGGTTTCAAAATGCATagttgatggcccgacactcagttgaaaattggttctactCCCACAGCCAACGGTGGATAAACtgtgataaacagtgttgtggtttgaaggtgtttgttgctgcaaacATTGCCAACATTTTTGGCTCCTGTGTCTaacctgtgtctgcatgcaggCTGTCTCTCAACTTCGGAGATGTGGAGCATCTGAAGGGATTGGTCATCAGGTGTgtgacacatacacattcacattcactcacacacacacacgcacatgctcacacaaactcacacagacacacgctcacgcacacacacactcactcagtcactcactcacacactcagtcacacactcacacacacacacactcagtcacacactcacacactcacacactcagtcacacactcactcactcactcacacactcactcacacacacacacacacacactcagtcactcactcactcactcactcacacactcacacactcagtcacacacacacacactcactcactcacacactcactcacacactcacacacacacacacactcagtcactcactcactcactcactcactcactcacacactcagtcacacacacacactcacacacacacacactcagtcacacactcacacactcacacactcagtcacgcactcaaacactcactcactcactcattcactcactcactcacacactcagtcacacactcacacacacacacacacacactcagtcactcactcactcactcagtcacacactcagtcacacacacactcagtcacacactcactcactcactcactcactcactcactcactcacacacacactcactcactcactcactcactcactcactcactcacacactcagtcacacactcactcactcagactctctctctctgtggataTGCCCCAGGCTGGAGATGTCCAACACCGTCTCTGAGACCACAGAGCAGACCTGGTTCACCCTGGACAGTGTTCAGATCCACTATAACCGGCAGCTGGAGGCCCGGTTCGACGCCCCGGAGATTTATGCCCCTGCCACAAACTCCTATCACTGCCAGCGCGTCAGCAGCCAGCAGAAATACGACTCCATGCTGCTGCCCCGGCGAGCGGGGGTCAGCGAGGGGGGGCCCAGCGAGGGGGGGCCCAGCTGGCACATCACTTTCACTGACTTCCAGGTACCGTGCGTCCCCATGACCTGTTACACACCAAACATTCACACGCGTGCCATTAAAACCCTAATCTTACATACCAAACATTCACAAGCCCACTAATAcactcattaacacactcaCTCTAACGCTAACTCACTCACCCTCAATTTTCATTATTAAACCCTAATTCAATCATCATCTATTTTTATTCTTCTTGGCCGGTGCACTCTATACTCATATATAGGCTGTGTATGGGCAGAATGGCCTGCGAGTTGATTAATATGACGTAGCTTTTGCTGTGTGGGCCAGGTGTGTTCACAGGGTCCgtgaggctgtgtgtttggTCACGGCGTGTCTGTGAGGTGTTCACAGGgtctgtgaggctgtgtgtttggTCACGGCGTGTCTGTGAGGTGTTCACAGGGTCTGTGTCCCCGCAGATCCAGGCCTTTGAGCTGCAGTCGTCGCAGCGCTTCGGCACGCCGCGGGACTGTGCGTCTGCGCTGACGCCGGCGGTGCTGATGGGGCTGGTGACGTCGCTCATCCTGCTGCTGGTCCTGGCCTACGCCCTGCACATGGTGGTGCACCTCAAGCACATCGAGCGCTACGAAGAGCACAAGACCACCGTCTACTTCCCCCGCAGCCCCGACGCTGACCGCACAGACAAGCCCGGGTCCTGAGAACCTGCGTCTCCAACCTCACCCCCGAGGGGGGCTGCCCCCCCTCCGAATAACccatagacccccccccccccgacctgCTGCAAAGACTCTTATGCTTGAGTTGCACAGACTCACCTGCTGGGTGAAACCAACCCTGCTCTGTCCAACCAGAGCCAAGAAACCCCGCACTGTCCAATCAGAGGCAGCCAACCCTGCGCTGTCCAATCAGAGCCAAGAAACCCTGCACTGTCCAATCAGAGGCAGCCAACCCTGCGCTGTCCAATCAGAGCCAACAAACCCTGCACTGTCCAATCAGAGAAAATCTATCAACCCTGCATTGTCCAATCAGAGCCAACCAACCCTGCACTGTCCAATCAGAGCTGTTTGAGCACAGCTCAGAATCCCAGTGGCTAAGAAGCTGGGCTATAATTGGAGAATGCTGTCTGGGCCAATCATACAATTGCACACTGACTGCCAATGCAGAGCTCAGACACAAGTCTGCATGTCATCAGTCAGAACTtggactgaccaatcacaggagTCACAAAGGATAAACAGTATATGtttaaatgatttataattGGCGGATCATATTCATTGAcgttttttaaactgtgttaatggaaatgtaaaaataacagTCTAGATAGATGCTACCTTTAGtaaaatatatgtgtgtttgattTATTAGTCCAAAGTGTTTATTTATAGTAATGGTGGAACTAAAGCCATAGCTTTTTCCTTCCTGCTAGGAAACAAAAATTCTGAACATGCGAAAACAAACACTTTATGAAGAGTTTTTTAATTCAATCAAATAGCCCAGCTGAGCTTCACACCCCTGATTAGCAGGCAAATGACTGACAGCCACAAATGAAGGGACCATTTAGAGTATAGAACCATATAGAGTATAGACCATTTAGAGTATAGAACCATATAGAGTATAGACCATTTAGAGTATAGAACCATATAGAGTATAGACCATTTAGAGTATAGAACCATATAGAGTATAGACCATTTAGAGTATAGAACCATATAGAGTATAGACCATTTAGAGTATAGAACCACATAGAGTATAGTACTATCCTGAATAATTTTGACCTTGGTGCAAGTTTGTGCATGGCTGAATTGTTGGGAGATATTTTGAATGCTGGTTATATTAGTTTGTTGGCAGATGTTTTGATTGCTGGTTATATTAGTTTGTTGGCAGATGTTTTGGTTGCTGGTTATATTAGTTTGTTGGCAGATGTTTTGGTTTCTGGTTATATTAGTTTTGTGAGCGCATTCTCATGCTGAAGGAAACTGTTATCTTGTCACAGAATGCCTGTGGAACATCCTGTCTCACACAGAGGAGGAATTCCCCAAATGTGGTTTACTGGAGAACAAATAAGAGACAGAAGTGCTGAGATTATAGAATGGCCATGATCAGGGAAAGTAACCACAGTAAGCAGTCAGAGGGCTCATAACCTTTATCCTGCAGCTCATGGCAACATTCGCTCTAGCATTGAGTCACACACCATGAGCACACTGTACCATGCAGCCTCAAtgtttttaaagacattttgtcAGACAATAAACAGATGAGATCGGAtgaaatggctgtgtggatcagaTCAgatgaattcaattcaatttttgtatagcgcttttcacaggagactgtcacaaagacactttacagagcaaCACAGCAGagaattaaacatatcagccctaagcccccaatagcatgtgaggtaaacgactcccttaggggagaaaaaccctcaaacagtggcgagaaaaaactccccgatgggaagaaatctcgacaggaacccggctataggggcacGCCTATCCTGACCTATAGGCTTAATGTATGAAACTAGTAGGTAAACTAGAAAGTCAATTTGGAGGGATGTAGAGTCCAGAGTTCAGAGGGGAGCAGGAtgaatctgtagctccaggatgtagtGAGGCATGAGCTGGaccagggagcagcagggagcagcagggctggaccagggagcagcagggctggagcagggaggagcagggctggagcagggaggagcagggctggagcagggaggagcaggactggatcagggaggagcagggctggaccagggagcagcagggagcagcagggctggatcagggaggagcagggaggagcagggaggagcagggctggatcagggaggagcagggaggagcagggctggatcagggaggagcagggaggagcagggctggaccagggaggagcagggagcagcagggctggaccagggaggagcagggaggagcagggaggagcagggctggatcagggaggagcagggctggaccagggagcagcagggagcagcagggctggatcagggaggagcagggaggagcagggctggatcagggaggagcagggaggagcagggctggatcagggagcagcagggctggatcagggaggaggagggctggagcagggaggagcagggctggagcagggagcagcagggctggagcagggaggagcagggctggagcagggagcagcagggctggatcagggaggaggagggctggagcagggaggaggagggctggaccagggaggagcagggctggaccagggaggagcagggatgCCGCAGTCCATGACCTTAGAGCAGCGCCCCAAAGGCAGACCACTGAACACAGGGCAGAGGTTCAGGCGCTGACGTGACCTCGGGTTCCTGGGCGGAACGGAGCAGCATTGGCGTCTGttatatttggagtctgtgatTCAGACTCGCCCTGGACTGAACATTTATACTGAACAGTTGAATGAACAAACTGATATGGTCCACATGTTGCAAACTATTTCATATTAtagtgttaaaactgcattttaCAAAACGTAGGAGGCCATCTAGGTTACTTTGTCCGGTAAATTTGAATgcccatttcattttaatttatgtgACTGACTACAATGACTACACTACACTTCATTAGCAGTCTGGAATTGGGAATGCTAAACAGGGGTGACACCTACAGCCTAGAGCTGGGATTGACTGTGAGTGGACAAGaacttttaaaacaaaacaaaaaagaacgcATTTCAACGGCGGTAGTCCCTTAATTGCAGATTAATAGCAAAACTGAATTATATGATAGCTCGCCTGTATGCTTGGAATTTGACTAattcacttattttattttgcagtctGTTGGGCTAGCGAGTGAACTGCAGACTGCACGGGCTTCATTGCGGGAAAACTGCGCTGTTGCACGGTAACAAATGTTTATAATCTCGTGTTTAGAATTGAATTTACGAATTGACTCGAATTGTTCGATGGCAAGACGAAAACTAACATGATTTTTTAGTCACTGGCTAGCCTGTTTAAGTGGTCGTAAAACcggtaaaaagaaaagaaaaagatcaAGGGATGCCAAGTTGCAAACTAGCTGCTGAACTCGATTTTTttgtagtgttttttttaacctttcagTAACCGATGAGGCAGTCTGAAAGTGTCTTGTTTGGATTTGGAATTATTCTCTTTAATCCCATTCCCTGGTTGGACTAGTCTAATTGCCCTAAAAACGCAAATGTTTCCAGCGCTGGTTGTGTTTATCAGCTGCCAGAATTCACACCCATTTCAGGAGCGCCACGTGTGCCTCGGGGCACCCGTTAAGATCGGGCGCACCGTGGCGCGATCACGACCGGCCGAAAACAACGCCATCTTTGACTGCAAGGTGCTGTCACGGACCCACGCTCTCCTCTGGTTCGACCGCAAGTCCGCCGCGGTAGGTAACTATAGGACTGTCCGGTGGCAAACTGACTGTTAGTTGAACAAACCGATGTCGTTGGTGAGTGTGGGTCTCTGTCCAACTCCACTCTAAACTGTCATGTAATAAAACCCTGCATATTTTATACAATAATTAAGGGGTCACGGGGTTTGCAGTCCTCCTtgtcaggtgtgtgtatacTCTCCGgttgaagggtgtgtgtgtgtgtgtgttcttatgcCAGCAGCTGAGTTGAATAAGTCTCAAGTCTTAACCTCTGAGTCTCAAGTCAAGTCCCTAGTCACCAAGCTCAGGTCAGGTCCCTAATTTCAGGTGTCAAGTCCTCGAGTCTCAAACGTAGGGTGTTTTATGCcagtttaactttttttaaattcaggtaATATTAAATTGTTAATTATAtttgtacaaaaataaactaCACAGATAATGTTAGAAATAATagtcattttattgttttacaatTTGGACAacagtgatcacttgtctggagtgcaatttgggcagctactcaaacaatcagaataagcccccaccaattggctgtggcagtttgaaccaattttcaaccaat
Above is a genomic segment from Conger conger chromosome 10, fConCon1.1, whole genome shotgun sequence containing:
- the atp6ap1lb gene encoding ATPase H+ transporting accessory protein 1 like b; this encodes MAQLTRCLLLPALLLLSLPAPPAHCLSPVLQESSSKTPPSPTADLRGDAEVSVDPHESNSPHPLNRILQPDGRSQGEWNRKLLQTGSGPYAPLSVAPGGRTCILFRARKMAVSHHNLTAVDLTKHTFGPAATVDTTDSTCSQDRAVLSLNFGDVEHLKGLVIRLEMSNTVSETTEQTWFTLDSVQIHYNRQLEARFDAPEIYAPATNSYHCQRVSSQQKYDSMLLPRRAGVSEGGPSEGGPSWHITFTDFQIQAFELQSSQRFGTPRDCASALTPAVLMGLVTSLILLLVLAYALHMVVHLKHIERYEEHKTTVYFPRSPDADRTDKPGS